A window of Tatumella citrea genomic DNA:
CAACAGACCGGCAGCGATATCGAAACGATAAGTATCCAGCGCTTCACGGTAAGCTTTCACGGTGCTGTTGAATTCAGTCAGGATCCAGCGATCGGCCAGTGACAGTACTTGCTCACCGCCGTTAAAGCCGCAATCCTGATCTTCGGTATTCATCAGCACAAACCGGCTGGCGTTCCACAGTTTATTACAGAAGTTGCGGTAACCTTCCAGACGCTTCATATCCCAGTTGATATCACGGCCGGTAGAGGCCAGTGCCGCCAGGGTAAAGCGCAGTGCATCGGTGCCTGATGGCTCAATGCCGTTCGGGAACTGTTTCTCGGTACGCTTACGAATTTTTTCCGCCAGCTGCGGCTGCATCATATTACCGGTACGTTTTTCCAGCAGCTCTTCCAGCGAAATACCGTCCACCATGTCCAGCGGATCGATAACGTTACCTTTCGACTTGGACATTTTCTGCCCTTCGTCGTCACGGATCAGTCCGGTCATATAGACGGTTTTGAAAGGTACCTGCGGTTTTCCGTTCTCATCTTTCATAAAGTGCATGGTCAGCATGATCATGCGGGCAATCCAGAAGAAGATAATATCGAAACCACTCACTACCACGCTGGTCGGGTGGAAGGTGCGTAAGGCTTCGGTATTTTCCGGCCAGCCGAGGGTGGAGAAGGTCCACAGACCGGAGGAGAACCAGGTATCCAGTACGTCTTCATCCTGGCGCAGGGCAACATCATCACCCAGATTGTTTTCAGCGCGCACTTCGGCTTCGCTGCGACCGACAAACACGTTGCCGTGATCGTCGTACCAGGCAGGAATACGGTGTCCCCACCACAGCTGACGGGAAATACACCAGTCCTGAATATCACGCATCCACGAGAAGTACATATTTTCGTACTGTTTCGGGACGAACTGGATATCACCATTTTCTACGGCTTCTACCGCAACTTTTGCCAGCGGAGCAGTACGGACGTACCACTGGTCAGTCAGCATCGGTTCGATAACCACACCGCCACGGTCGCCGTAAGGAACGGTCAGATCATGGGGTTTAATATCTTCCAGTAATCCGGCAGCATCTACCGCAGCCACAATGGCTTTACGCGCCGCAAAGCGCTCCAGTCCGGCAAACTCGGCCGGAATGGTGGCATCGTAGACGTTGCTTTCTTCACCGTTGGTATCATAAACCTGGGCCAGCTGGCGAATATCGCCATCAAAGGTCAGGATATTGATCATCGGCAACTGATGACGACGTCCGACTTCGTAGTCGTTGAAATCGTGGGCCGGAGTGATTTTCACACAACCGGTGCCTTTTTCCATATCGGCATGTTCATCGCCAACAATCGGAATACGGCGGTTGATCAGCGGTAACACCAGGTATTTACCGATCAGATCTTTATAGCGTGGATCTTCCGGGTTGACCGCCACACCGGTATCGCCCAACAGGGTTTCCGGACGGGTAGTAGCGACCACCAGGTAATCTTTACCTTCAGCAGTTTTCGCGCCATCCGCCAGCGGGTAGCGGATATGCC
This region includes:
- a CDS encoding valine--tRNA ligase, which produces MEKTYNPQEIEQPLYEHWEKQGYFKPNGDTSQESYCIMIPPPNVTGSLHMGHAFQQTIMDTMIRYQRMQGKNTLWQAGTDHAGIATQMVVERKIAAEEGKTRQDYGRDAFIDKIWQWKGESGGTITRQMRRLGNSVDWERERFTMDDGLSNAVKEVFVRLHKENLIYRGKRLVNWDPKLRTAISDLEVENRESKGSMWHIRYPLADGAKTAEGKDYLVVATTRPETLLGDTGVAVNPEDPRYKDLIGKYLVLPLINRRIPIVGDEHADMEKGTGCVKITPAHDFNDYEVGRRHQLPMINILTFDGDIRQLAQVYDTNGEESNVYDATIPAEFAGLERFAARKAIVAAVDAAGLLEDIKPHDLTVPYGDRGGVVIEPMLTDQWYVRTAPLAKVAVEAVENGDIQFVPKQYENMYFSWMRDIQDWCISRQLWWGHRIPAWYDDHGNVFVGRSEAEVRAENNLGDDVALRQDEDVLDTWFSSGLWTFSTLGWPENTEALRTFHPTSVVVSGFDIIFFWIARMIMLTMHFMKDENGKPQVPFKTVYMTGLIRDDEGQKMSKSKGNVIDPLDMVDGISLEELLEKRTGNMMQPQLAEKIRKRTEKQFPNGIEPSGTDALRFTLAALASTGRDINWDMKRLEGYRNFCNKLWNASRFVLMNTEDQDCGFNGGEQVLSLADRWILTEFNSTVKAYREALDTYRFDIAAGLLYDFTWNQFCDWYLELTKPVMNNGSEAELRGTRHTLVTVLEGLLRLAHPIIPFITETIWQRVKVLTGNSDDTIMLQPFPAYDAAKEDAAALADIEWIKQAIVAVRNIRAEMGIALSKPLELLLRGATPEVVRRVEANRSFLQRLARLESLTLLAADDKGPVSVTKLVDGAELLIPMAGLVDKEAELERLAKELTKVDAEIEKLDAKLSNEGFVARAPAAVVEKERERLAELQQAKVKINDQQEVIAAL